CTGCGTTCGATTTCTGGAAACCTCTCATGGAGTTCATGGTTCTATCGTCATTACTGTTCTTGGATTTCTCGCAAAAAGGAGGTAATTGGATGAGAAAATTTACAGTGATCTTTGCTCTTTTAGTAGCTTTCCTTTCTGTTTCAATTGGATGTACGGAGTTTCTTCTTTCGCCTGAAAAAAACAATGGTTTAGTTATCTCAGGTAGAAGTATGGAGTTTTCATATCCTCTGAACTCGAAAGTTGTCTTCTTCAACAGGGGTGACAGTTTTAG
This Mesotoga infera DNA region includes the following protein-coding sequences:
- a CDS encoding linear amide C-N hydrolase → MAPDLVYTSCKFLFSAFDFWKPLMEFMVLSSLLFLDFSQKGGNWMRKFTVIFALLVAFLSVSIGCTEFLLSPEKNNGLVISGRSMEFSYPLNSKVVFFNRGDSFSSHMPDGSESVSWENKYGFVGLNAFDIPTAISDGLNETGLSLSALWLPGTEYEEVA